GGATGCGGGGAGCTTCGCTGAACGAAGTGCACCTTCCCCACTGGACCGAGCTTCAAGAGTTCCGATCGTAAGATGGGGCGGACGGCTGTTGGGGAAAGCGGCGGCACGTGAGCGGGTGGTGTAACACCTCATGGCCCACGGGTCGGCCAaggatggcgatggcggcttGAGATGGGCTATGCGCGACGAAACCTTTGTGGCTCTTTGATGTGTGTTCACCACCAAATTACCAAGCGACCCAGTAGATGGCTACATCGGACGATTAGAATAGGTCTCGGGAGGTAACACAGCATGCCATTGGAAGCTACGGAAGGAAATTGGCGATGGAAGAACCAGTGTAATAAGATGTTGCGTTTCCGTACCTACCCTACGTACCTCGAGCTGAGTGAGCTCGGAAATCAAAAAGTAATCCATCTGTCTTCATTTCTTTTTCTAATAAAGTTAATACGCCGCACACACGACATTGGACTTGGGTACATACTTGTTTCTTGGGTACTTATTCGTACCTCGGCAAGGGAAAAGACGATTCTCTCTAGATGGCCTGTCTTGCGAAGCATTTGGTGTGGCTTTGGCATATTGCAAAGGGCCTTGAAGACCGTCTACGGTTCCCAACAACTTCTTGCGAGCTCTACGACTACATTGTCCGGGGCCAAACCCCCTGCTTCCGGACTAGCTCCAATCTCATTTCTTCTTATCGTCAACTTAATGCACAACAGCGGAGGTGaccgccggcgatggcaaATTGTGGGAGATGCCAGGAGTGACCGAGGAGAGAGCCCCGAAAGTCGGCAAGAATGGTCTAATATCCGTATATCTGAgtcgtgtgtgtgtgtgtgtgtgtgtgtgtgtgtgtgtgtgtggccgTACGACACCGCGGTCATGGCCCGCTTGTTTCTGGAATTCCCCAAAGCAGGGTAATGAAGTGGAAAACATGACCCTgcctcgttgccgccgagacTAGACGGGTAAAGATGAACTATGGTATGACAAGAAGGTAGTTGGGACCAGACCCAATCCCAAAAGGAGCCTTGCTATGCTGTGAACCTGCATGGGCATGGTACAGACTGGTCGGGGCTTCCAGACACGAAGGCGCAAGGACCCTATCCGCCTCTCTACGTCAGACGTCAGACCGTAAAACGTCGTCTCAGCTTTCGCTCCTGTCCTTCCCTGGGTAttttccttcctcttcttcttttcattgtcaaagaaaaaagggcaagaaagaaaagaagaccAAAGGTTCGGCTCCGTAGACCATCTCCGACTCGATATCTTGGCGCTCCGATAAAGGTGGAGGAGAAAGACTTCGTCCTGCTGTCCCTACAACATCCATAGCCTGTCCTCATCGTATCGTCAACCGCTGTCATCTCACCCAGCTGTCATCACCCACATTGCAATTTCCATTGCTGCAACAGCTTCGCTAGCATTGCTTCCAACGACCCACGCCATCTGTTCTGTCCTATCCGAACTCACACCGTCCTACTGGGACCCCGGTCGCGCATCGACGGCTTCCTTGCTAACGAGGGATCCGTATAGGCACTTGCACCGTCTACCTTTATTTAGCTGTCCGCAGCTCACCGACTTCTCTCATTGGTATCCTGTCTGTCCTCCAATTTCTGTGCGATTCTCCTCTTCTTGTCTTGCTGCACAATGACCGGAGCCAGCCTCTTCTTTTACGGGAAGAGAAGATGTCACAGCTCAAATATCGCGACTGACACCGTGTTCCCGCTAATGTTATCATTATGAGCCACAGACCGCACACAGGCTGATTTAATTGTCTAGACCTGGCCCGTCTTGTCTGCGCGCGCATGCCTGTCCGCGACAGAGGCATCGACGACCCTCTCTTACTTTCACACTCTTAATTAGATAACCGAGCGCTAGTGACGTTCTCTTCTGGTTCTCTCGTTCCTCCCTTCTTCGGGGTTTTTCTTTCATTGTTCAGGCAGTCATCCTCGTTGCCATATTCTGTCTTCTTTCCATTCATTTACAACGTCAACTTCCTCATTTGGGGGACACAGGGGGATATCACACCAAgtcctcgccatcgacatACACTCACATTACGTATCTTTTGAACTGCAAGGTAACCCCCTGTCCCACGCTTGCTGCGTGCCCACTTCCGCTGCCCCCTACCACCTGGGCCACCTCCACGCCTCCCTCACTCTCCGCACCTCGCACCTGGGCGGGACCTGAACCTAGACCAGCCTAGGACCTCGAATTCGACGCACGGTTCGCCATTTCCGCCACACCCATCTGCCAGCCGTCACCTTTACAACTTATTTTGCTCTGCACCACCCACCGCTTGACGGAATACATCTGTATTGTACTGCTCATGGCCATTCGCTGACAACAATATCTTGCCATTGCCTTTTTGATACTGCCTTCTAGAATCTTGTGTCTTGAATCACTCCACATACACAATGGCGACGCTAAGTAAAGGCGAACAAGTCTATGCAACGGTTCGTGGGCCTAAACCGTCATCGCGAATCCCGAGGACGGGACGGGCGAAAGTAAACAAAGAGCTAACCGCCACTTTCGCATAGCTTCTGTTGAACGACACCTACCTCCCAGGTTAGCCCAATGCCCCCAGTTGGCTTTTTAACCCTCAGCTAACATGAATGCGACCAGGCGCATTGGTTCTCGCTCATTCTCTGCGCGATGCTGGTACCTCCAAACAGCTGGTGGTCCTGGTTACCCTCGACACCGTTTCCGCCGAGGTCATCACCGAGCTCAGGGTGAGTTACCAGCGACTCATGTCTTCGCCTTTCAATGGCCTCCCGGATGGTACGCTGATATACCTCTGCTTTAGGCCATCTACGATCATGTCATTCCTGTCCCGCGCATACGCAATTCCCGACCCGCTAACCTGTACCTGATGAACCGGCCTGACCTGCATTCGGCCTTCACCAAGGTCAACCTCTGGAGGCAGACTCAATTCTCTAAGATTGTCTACATCGATGCCGACGTTGTCGCCTACCGAGCCCCCGACGAGCTATTCGACGTCAATGCCCCCTTTTCCGCTGCGCCTGACATCGGATGGCCGGACCTTTTCAATACGGGTGTTATGGTTCTGAAACCCAACATGGGAGACTACTATGCTCTCATGGCGATGGCTGAGAGGGGCATCTCCTTCGATGGTGCCGATCAGGGTCTTTTGAATATGCACTTTAAGAACACGTACAACCGCATCAGCTTTACGTACAAcgtgacgccctcggcgcaTTACCAATACGTCCCCGCCTACCGACACTTCCAATCGAGCATCAACATGGTGCATTTTATCGGTCCCGACAAGCCCTGGTTTCAAGGCCGACAGGCAAGCAAAGGAGACTCACCGTTCGAAGACATGATCGGGAGATGGTGGGCTGTCTACGACCGACATTACAGAGTTGCCGTGAGTTTTCTTTTACTTTGGGGGCTTTTTCACAGCCGCCATGGCGGAACAAAAGCTTACGTCCGATTAGGAAACGGCTCTTGCTTCCCTGcctgagcagcagcagcatcatcagGAACAACAGGCTTCTGAGATCGTACAGTACTTTACTAAGGGTGAATTCCAGCCGCAGTCACAGGCCGTGCAAGCAGCATCATCGGGTGAGCATCCTCACGGGACGCAAGTCTCCTACAGTCGCGGTAGCACACACTTCCAGATGCCACCACCCCTTTTTTCGGGCCACGAGGTTCATGGTTCTCCCCGCCACAATGCTCATGACCCTGGCTCGTCCCGGCTGCCCCCACATCGTGAGCCGCCGCACGTTGACCATGATGAAAAATCCCAGCCTGAGATCGCGTATCAGGCTGGCCtaccctttccccctcccagCGAGTCGTTAAGTGGTTTTGCTGGAACGCAGGCTGAGGCTCGATCAGAGCAGGTTTCAGCGCATCAGCGGCGGAgtccaacaccaccacccgtAGAGCAGACGCGAGAGCCAagccctcctccgccagcaTGGGATGCTCAAAGGTTCGTCTGACACTGCTTTTTTCTTCCGAGCTGGGCGCTAACTTGGCCTAGACAACCACCGCCAGCAGATTCGAGGCCCGAGGCGCTCAACTTCCCCTCGCAGACTTACGAGATGTCTCAAGACCCTGCTCCGTTTGTGCCCCCCGAGCGATATCCGAGTCCCCCGAGAAACATGTGGTACGAGGTTCCGAAGCAAAAGCCAAACCAGAAGCCTCGACCTCTCTTCCCATGGGAAATCAACCAGCCCAAGCCGACCAGAGTTTTTACCGCAGGTCAGGCTGAATCAGAAGCGGATGAGTCTTCGAGCGCACCGACTAGTGAGCAGGCGACATTGTCCGTATCCCAGGCTTCCGCTGAGCCGTCTTGTGTAGGATCGTCGGCGACTGGCCAGAAGAGCGAGCCCAGCACCCCAGCCACCCCAACCATCAGAGTCAGCCCATCAGACCCTTGGACTACTTTCGCACGCACAAATGCCTGGGACGAAGTACCCGAGATTGAGCGCTACGTTGAGGGTCTTCAAAAGCATCATCGTGGAAAGAGCCAGGGCTCAGTGGGCCTCTCTGGTGAGACGACGGTAAAGGAGCATGGGCTCAAGCTTACCGACTTCCCAAGTGTTGTCGAACGACCGAGTCTTCCAGTCACTCCTGCACCCATCCGTCGACCAAAGTTCTGGGGTGGTGGCCCTGGACCTGGCGAcggtgatgacgacgaggagctgccggtggccgacggcgtgccGCCGCAGTCGGACTGGGTATGTGTGCATGGAATTCGGTGGACTCCTGCAGACTGTCTTTGCGAATTGACTAACAAACTTTGGCGTTCCAAGGACCCTTCGGCACAGCTTCAGAAACTGGCTAAGCAGCAGTCAGAAGCTTTGCTGAAGAagcttggtggtggtgaaggtgGTCCCGAGGGTGTGAGTCGCGAGATCCCAGCACGTTCCCTACCATTTGGTTCGGAGGGTGTCATTTCACCTACTTATGTTGCGCAGTCATCTGGAGGGGTAGTGCTTAGTCCGCAGCCGGTAAAAGGCAGCGCGACCACGAGCGCTTTGCGCAATTTGAGTGGGGAGCAGGCACCATAAACAACTGCGGCAACCCCGGCGCCCGTCAGTTTCCAGGCACCGTCTGGGAAAAGGGCGAAGAGACATCGCTGGAGGGAAACGCCGGGTTTGTACGTGAAGGGACACGATGTGCTCGATGCGTGAAGGTGAAGAATGCATCATGAGGCGCCAGCGTTTCTGTCTAATGTTTAATTTATCCATCAGGAATACTCAAGCATACGAGGGATGAGAGAACTGGTGGCATTTCCAGGCGGGGAAGGGGGCCGTTGTAGTACATTAGTGGCCGTGTTCACATGAGAGAGATGTCACAGACAGAGAAGGAATGGCGAATGTGGAGACAGCTGGCGAGCGGTAATATACGATACACCTTTTGACGCGTTTTCTGTCCGGTTGCGCCGGTTGCGAGACAAGGCATGTTATTAGCAGTTCCACCACCATCGCATCTCCATGTGCGACTCGTCAATGGTCTGAAGACATCACTAGTGTAGATTGGAATCGCGCTTGGCCTTGTGCGTCAAAAGTAATCGCTAATAGATAATCCTACAAAAGTTTGGTATGATTTTTACACCTTGAGAGAGAGCCAGAAAGACCAACCTAAACGCCGCGTAATGCCTTCTCCGCGTCCTCACTTactcgtcatcatcggcttcCTCGACCGTGACGGCCCtggccttgcccttgttgctgctgctgccactaGTACTATCCTCCTCCACGTTGCCCTCTCTCGCGGGAGGGGATGTTGACTTGTCGGCCGCGCTGTGAGGCGCGCTTTCATCCTGTTTAGGAACTTCGTCAACCGATGTCTCTGAGGGTGCCCTGTTGCCCAAGCTCGGTACTCCTGGTCCGTTGCCGAAGAGCTGATTCGCCCCGCCCCAGTTGGGCAGTACGGGATTCGGAGCGAGAACAGGTGGAGACTGGGTCTGGGCTATGGTGATGCTGGGACCTGAAACGGCAGGCTCTTGACGCTGCTCAGGCTCGGTGGGAAGGGCCGAGAAGCTAGTCGACTGTGCAGGATTGGATTCTGAATACTGAGTAGCACCAGCAACCGGTTCTTGTGCGACGGCAGCCGTCGGCTCTGACTGATGCGTGACCTCGCCTGATACCGAGGGTGTCGGCTCGGGAAACGGTTGGGATCCCGGGGCGCCCTCGATGCGTTGAAGGGGCAAGAGAGACCACCCAGGAGGAATAACCACGCCTTCAGGAAGCTCTGGACTACCGGCAGGAATCGCGTTTGAGTGGTTCGCGGCTCCGTGTCTAGTCACCACGGGCCCACTCACCCGCAACCCCGGGTGGATTGGAAGCTGAGACAAGGACATCGCGGGAAGAGAAAATTGCTGGTTGTGTCCCAAGTTGACGGCATTCGGTGCCGGTCCCCCATTCAGGGGCGCAGTTTGCGCCTGTTCTGATTGCTGTTGTAATTGACGGATGCGACCTAGCTCTGCAGTCAGGAGCTGGAGCGTCTGTAATTCTTGATGCATACTCTGGAGAGATGCGACCTCCCGCTGAATCATGTGTTCAAGTTGATGTATTTGCTGGCGAATTGCCGGCATACTGTTGCCGCCTGGTGGTTGAGCGGCTGGCGTGAAGGGGCCGGCAGGGGCTCCTTGTGCGAGGGGCATAGGAATTGCCTCTGCGGGGATGCCCATTTGCTGGGCCAACTGTTGCATGTTCTCTCCCTGGGCGAACCCGAGACGAATGGGACCTAGCTGGAATACGCGAGCCGCTCCATTGCGAGGTGCTTGTTGGGCCGGCTGAGGGCCAGGCGCAAGACCGGCTGCGTTGTCGGCCGGCTGTTGCTGACCAACCGGAGCTGCGGCAGCAACTCCCAGTCCGCCAAGACCGATTCTGGCGAGCCTGGCATCCCGGTTCTGCGGCGCTGCAGCATTGTCATTGACCACAACAGGGCTTCGGCAGGTAGGGCAAACTTGTTGGCGCTCGAGCCAGCTCTTGAGGCACCCAAAGTGCAGGATGTGTCCACAGGGTAGCTTCTTGGGCCGTATACGCTCGACAGTCCCGTTGCTGGGATCCCAGGGCCGCATCTCCTCTCGGCAAATGATGCAGGTATCTTCTCGTGCAAGCTCTTCCTGTGTAGCGTCGGGATATTTGTTCATATCCTCGACAGCCTTGCGATAGCGCCAGAGCGCAGATCCCCTCTTGATGACGGATCTGGCGGTCATAAAAAGGTCCCGCATGATGTGGATGGGCAGGCCGTAGAACGTGAGTAGGATGCCGAAGAAGACCAAATAAATGACGAGCTTGACGCAATCTGGAAGCTATCAGAATATGGTCACGGTGGTGAAAGACTGCACTTACCAGCAATGAGGTCAAGGATCAAAATCCATTGTCCCTTTGCCTCCCATCCCGGAACCTCGATGTCCATCTCATCGATGTCCTCCTCACGGGGCAGATCAGTCTGATCCTCGCCCGATGATCCACCGTCGTGCTCTCTCTGGCGGATAAGTTCTTCGCGCTCTTCACGAACctgtcttcttctctcctccagtCGGTGTCTCGTTTGCGTCTTGACAATGTTCTGCTCCACAATCGAAACCATGTAGCGGATTCCTGTCCGCGCGGAGCACGTCGCCAGAACAGCGAACTCGAAGAGAAACATGACCATCATGTTTGGTCGTGCTTGTTGGATGACGGTCGTTACGGTATATCGAAGGAGCCAGGTATCGTACAACAGGCTTAATAAGAGCGAAATACTGAGTCGAGTGTGGAAAAGACCGGGATTTGCGGGAGGTTGCTGCTCGAGAACTTCAACACGGCCATCACCGATCCAGCCCCAGACCTTGCCTGTAACCAGAGCAGTGAACATGACAAGAAACCATGCACCGATCTCCTCCCGAAATATCGTCATCGCAAGACATGTTTCGGTAATAGCGAACCAGGCTTTTTCGGAGAgctgctcgacctcgacttGTCGCAGCGGGCCGTACAGGAGCCGTTGCAGACCGTAGATTAGAACGCCGTAGATGAGGTAGATGAAGTTGACCAAGACCTGTAGCCCATGTCAGTTGTTTGGGTTCCTCACGGGGTCGCCAACAGAACTGTTGCAGCGTACCAGTAAGCAGAAGTTGCTCTGCGCCAAATAAACCATGGCCGAATAAAAGTTCGCTCGTTGATGGAAGGCCGACACGACGACCGAGGCCGCCAGAGCCGTGGATACCTGTGTCAAAAGTCAGCGAGCTACGACGGAGGCATGGTGGGCAGAGATGGAGCTATGCAAACGGAGCTGGAGAGCTCCCAGGGCTAAACCTACCCCTGCGTACCACGCGAGCCTCATCGTGATTTGAGATGGGCTAATAGCACGGGATGCGGTAATGTAGAGTGAGGGTGACCCTCAAGTGCCCATGATGTTGATGCAGGCCCAAGGAAAATCCGGATGCGCGGTGTTTGCGTGGCACGTCGGAGCTTGTGGTTGATGCCACGTTAGTGACAAGCATTCAATCCAACTGTGGTGGATTACCTGAGCAGTGACGCCACAGTATCCAACCAGCTAGCGCAGGAAGGTGAGGGACGTAGCACGTGAGGGTTCTTTGGAGCGGAGCTTCGGAAGCAGCTTgagccgacgccgacgccggtTCTGGGCGCCAGTTCACCGTCGGCCGGGATTTTGCCGAAGCTCCGATCAGATCTATCTGTCTTCAGTGCAGTAAAGTAACTGACACTATCCGATTGACTGCCAACAAAAGTTTGTGTCTCTCACTGGGTTCTTCTGATTGCATTGACTGGCAAGGCCTAGTGAAGCGTGAAGCGTGAGGCGAGAAGCTTCCCCCCACCAGCGTTTGCGGAGACTTTTGAAGATGACCACCTCCCTTTTGTGAACTCCAGTTCGGCATCACGAGGTATCACGCCGAAGGTGAAATGGCATCAACTTTGACGCCGATTGCCACGCCGGCGCTTCTAGCATCGATACGGAGTCGGCCGCATGTACCAAAGCATGCTTGGTACTTCGTTGCTGCCACGACATTGGCTATACTGAACCGACCAGATGAAATACCGCAGGTCTATCAGCATGTCATGACACATGGAGTCGGTCCTGAAGACATCAAGCCGGACCCGGATGAACAACGTGAGATTTTAAGAAAGCTACGGGAGGCGCTCATCAAAGCATCCGCGGTTGGAGGTATGCCCAAGGTATTGTCCGAGCGTGCACTGACAACGGGGAATATTCATTGACACGAGGCAGACGATCAATTCATTGATGGAGCTCAAAAAGGTCACGCCTCAGCATCTTCTGGATGAGCCGCGAGAATCTGACAGCCATATAACTTCTTCTCCAACCGCACGACATGTGGACATGTATGAGACACCTCCATCCGAGGTCCTGCAGCGAGGTCATGACTTCTGGAACCTCATATACGGCAAGATATCAAAACGCATCTTGAGTCAGATGGACAGATGCGGCACAGAGGACCTAGGCCTGACTGTCCGTCTGATGTATGGGCA
This genomic interval from Colletotrichum higginsianum IMI 349063 chromosome 9, whole genome shotgun sequence contains the following:
- a CDS encoding Carboxymuconolactone decarboxylase; amino-acid sequence: MASTLTPIATPALLASIRSRPHVPKHAWYFVAATTLAILNRPDEIPQVYQHVMTHGVGPEDIKPDPDEQREILRKLREALIKASAVGGMPKTINSLMELKKVTPQHLLDEPRESDSHITSSPTARHVDMYETPPSEVLQRGHDFWNLIYGKISKRILSQMDRCGTEDLGLTVRLMYGHILSNTNVLSPVETSYVLIAGLIPQDVNPQLKGHLRGAINGGASVEEVRAVRGIVMDICEASGMRRLSDDGSGGLGWRSEVATV
- a CDS encoding Glycosyltransferase family 8 — translated: MATLSKGEQVYATLLLNDTYLPGALVLAHSLRDAGTSKQLVVLVTLDTVSAEVITELRAIYDHVIPVPRIRNSRPANLYLMNRPDLHSAFTKVNLWRQTQFSKIVYIDADVVAYRAPDELFDVNAPFSAAPDIGWPDLFNTGVMVLKPNMGDYYALMAMAERGISFDGADQGLLNMHFKNTYNRISFTYNVTPSAHYQYVPAYRHFQSSINMVHFIGPDKPWFQGRQASKGDSPFEDMIGRWWAVYDRHYRVAETALASLPEQQQHHQEQQASEIVQYFTKGEFQPQSQAVQAASSGEHPHGTQVSYSRGSTHFQMPPPLFSGHEVHGSPRHNAHDPGSSRLPPHREPPHVDHDEKSQPEIAYQAGLPFPPPSESLSGFAGTQAEARSEQVSAHQRRSPTPPPVEQTREPSPPPPAWDAQRQPPPADSRPEALNFPSQTYEMSQDPAPFVPPERYPSPPRNMWYEVPKQKPNQKPRPLFPWEINQPKPTRVFTAGQAESEADESSSAPTSEQATLSVSQASAEPSCVGSSATGQKSEPSTPATPTIRVSPSDPWTTFARTNAWDEVPEIERYVEGLQKHHRGKSQGSVGLSGETTVKEHGLKLTDFPSVVERPSLPVTPAPIRRPKFWGGGPGPGDGDDDEELPVADGVPPQSDWVCVHGIRWTPADCLCELTNKLWRSKDPSAQLQKLAKQQSEALLKKLGGGEGGPEGVSREIPARSLPFGSEGVISPTYVAQSSGGVVLSPQPVKGSATTSALRNLSGEQAP
- a CDS encoding Ring finger protein, which translates into the protein MRLAWYAGVSTALAASVVVSAFHQRANFYSAMVYLAQSNFCLLVLVNFIYLIYGVLIYGLQRLLYGPLRQVEVEQLSEKAWFAITETCLAMTIFREEIGAWFLVMFTALVTGKVWGWIGDGRVEVLEQQPPANPGLFHTRLSISLLLSLLYDTWLLRYTVTTVIQQARPNMMVMFLFEFAVLATCSARTGIRYMVSIVEQNIVKTQTRHRLEERRRQVREEREELIRQREHDGGSSGEDQTDLPREEDIDEMDIEVPGWEAKGQWILILDLIADCVKLVIYLVFFGILLTFYGLPIHIMRDLFMTARSVIKRGSALWRYRKAVEDMNKYPDATQEELAREDTCIICREEMRPWDPSNGTVERIRPKKLPCGHILHFGCLKSWLERQQVCPTCRSPVVVNDNAAAPQNRDARLARIGLGGLGVAAAAPVGQQQPADNAAGLAPGPQPAQQAPRNGAARVFQLGPIRLGFAQGENMQQLAQQMGIPAEAIPMPLAQGAPAGPFTPAAQPPGGNSMPAIRQQIHQLEHMIQREVASLQSMHQELQTLQLLTAELGRIRQLQQQSEQAQTAPLNGGPAPNAVNLGHNQQFSLPAMSLSQLPIHPGLRVSGPVVTRHGAANHSNAIPAGSPELPEGVVIPPGWSLLPLQRIEGAPGSQPFPEPTPSVSGEVTHQSEPTAAVAQEPVAGATQYSESNPAQSTSFSALPTEPEQRQEPAVSGPSITIAQTQSPPVLAPNPVLPNWGGANQLFGNGPGVPSLGNRAPSETSVDEVPKQDESAPHSAADKSTSPPAREGNVEEDSTSGSSSNKGKARAVTVEEADDDE